The Sulfitobacter sp. SK011 genome contains the following window.
GTGCGTTTCAGTAGGTATCCGGTCAAGGCCGCCTCCGTTGTTGAGTGTTTGGTCCGGGCAAGATCGTCTCGCCCGAACCGGATGCGGGATAGCGCCGCGTGTCAGCGGATCACGACTTGAACGACACCCGGTCAAGGTCGACCAGTCCGGGGATCCGGCTCTGCTCAGGGAAGTCCAGGTTGGCGCTGTGAACCAGGATGTCCGAAGGGTGATAGCTGAACACCGAGGCCACCTTGTCAGAGGTGATCTTGTTGGCCTGCTGGACCAGTGCCTTGCGCTTCTCCGGATCGGCCTCCACACTTTGCTGGTCGACGAGACTGTCGACTTCACTGTCCGAGAAGTAACCGAAGGGCATTTTGTCCTTGTCGCGTTTACGCCCGTTGAATTTGGATGCGGTCTGCATCCAGTCCACCAGACCATCATCGGGGTCAAAGTCACCACCACTGCCCGATGTCCGCAGGTCCCATGTCATCGCATCGAACTCTTCAACATTGACGGTCCATTCCTTGGTATCCAGCTCAACCGTGATGCCCAAGTTCTCCTTCAGGATGGAGGCGGCGACCTGCGCCTCGCGGCGTCCCGTCGGCGTGCAGGTCAACCTCAGGGTCGGAAACCCCTCCCCGCCGGGATAGCCCGCATCCGCCATCAACTGCCGTGCGCCTTCGGGGTCAAACCGCTGGTTACTGGTTTCGGAAATCGCCTCGTCGTAGTAAAAGCCCATGGCCGGATTGATCGTGCCAAAGGCCGGCGTTCCGCGTCCGAAATGGGCGATCTTGAGAAAGCGATCCCGATCAAACGCCTTGGCGATTGCCAGACGCACCATGAAGCCTTTTTCCTTCATCAGTTCGGACAGGGGCTTGTTGAAATCCGACACCGTCATATTCTCGTGCCATGGGTTGATCCAGATTGACTGGAAGCCCGGACCGGGTGTTTCGTCCACCACCAGATCGGGATTGGCCACAAACCGGTCCACCAGTTCGCTGGGAACCGGATTGCCGCCGATCAGCTGGATGTCGCCGGATTCCAATGCTGCGGCCAGCGGTTCGGCATCGCTGATCGGTTTGATGATGACCTTGTCCAGCTTCGGGCGCTCAGGGTCATAGTAGTTCTCGAATTTCTCAAGCACGACGCCCTGACCGAGCTGGTGCTCGACCACCTTGAACGGACCTGTGCCTACCGGTGCCATCCCGTAGTCCGAATTGCCCATCTCCTCGAGCGCACGGCCGCTGACGATGGTCATGGCCCGACCGCTGGAGCGTTCCAACGTCTTGGTCAGGAACGAGGCCTGAGGCTTGGCCAGCGTGAACTTGACCTCAAGATCGTTGAGCTTCTCAAGCCCGGTCACATTACTCAAGACCCGAGAATGGATCGATTTTTCGGGATCTTTCGACCGGTTGTAGGTGTAAAGAACGTCGTCAGCCGTAAAGGCATCTCCGTTGTGGAAAGTCACGCCCTCGCGCAGTTTGAAGACGTACTGCGTGCCGTCGGCGGAGACCTCCCAGCCCTCGGCAAGATCGCCTTCGGCAACCAGATCCCGATTGATGTGCATCAGACCGCTCAGCACATTTGACATGATCTGGAATTGTACCACCTGATTGATCTGGGCGGGGTCAAGCGTGACAATCTGGCCCACACCGGACCACCCGCAGGTCAGAGTGCCGCCCGGGGTACCCGCGGCTTGGGCACCGCGGATCAGGCCACCGGCCGGCAGCATGTTTGCAGCGGTCAGCGTGCCCGCCGCCGCCATCAGGCGCAGCACCGCACGACGTTTCAATTTGGGACCCGACATGTCGTCCCGGGACAGCCCGAACATCGGATCACGACGGTCAAAATCATAGGCGTCAGATAGCTCTGTGTCGAATTTTGCCCTCTGCGTCTGGGTCAGGTTTTTATATGTATTGTCATCCATTTTAGATCTCCCTTTTGGTTATGGTATTTTGGTTTTGAACGCTCATGCAAAGGGGCAGGCCACCTTGCGACCGTCGTCAGTGAAAATGGTCTTGGGAACATCCACCCGACAGCTGTCACGGGCTTTTGGGCAGCGCGGGTGGAACACACAGCCAGACGGCGGATTCATCGGGCTGGGCACCTCGCCAGAGACAAAGCTGTGCGGGCGTTTTTGCTCGATCTCGGGGTCCGGTACCGGCACCGCGTCCAGCAGGGCCCGCGTATAGGGATGCCGGGGATCGGAAAAGATCGCGTCACAATCGCCGATTTCAACAATCTTGCCCAGATACATGACGGCGACCCGGTGACAGATATGGCGCACCACGCTCAGATCGTGTCCGATGAAAAGATAGGTCAGCCCAAACTCTTCGCGCAGGTCTTCCAGCAGGCGGATGATCTGCGCCTGGATTGACACATCGAGCGCGGAAACCGCCTCATCACAGACGATAAATTCTGGGCGCAGGGCAAGCGCCCGGGCGATCCCGACGCGCTGACGTTGTCCACCGGACATTTCGTGCGGATAGCGATCTGCAAGGTTGGCGGGCAGACCGCAAAGCGCGAGCAATTCCTTGACGCGCCGCGCCCGACCCACAAAGTTCATGCCCCGGTCGTGGATGCGTATCGGTTCCGCGATGATATCGCCCACAGACATGCGCGGGTTGAGTGAACTGAACGGGTCCTGAAACACTGCCTGCACCTGACGCCGGTAATGCAATGCCGCACTGCCGGCCATACCGGCAATCTGGTGTCCGTCGAACTTGATCTGGCCTTCGGTCGGCGTTTCCAGGCGCAACAAACACCGTCCAATGGTGGTCTTGCCGCACCCGGATTCACCAACCAGCCCAAGGGTTTCGCCACGGTGGATGTCAAAACTGGCACCATCAACGGCCTTCACATGCCCCACGGTTTTTTCGAAGATCGTGCCCTTGCGCACCGGAAAATGCACCTTGAGGTTTTCGACCTCAATCAACTTGTCCTGGGCCCCTTGGGACGGGGCGATGGCTACGGCGCTATTGGTCATGCCGCAGTCTCCTGATGGAGGGCATCGACTTCCCAGCAAGCCGAGCTGTGGGCATCGCTGATATCGATCATCGGTGGTGTTTCGGCGCGACATCGGGCCGTCGCAAAACGGCACCGCGGCTCGAAGGCACAGCCGGGACCCAGATCTGCGAGGTCCGGCGGGCTGCCCGGGATCGGCTCGATCTGCGTGCCGCGCACCTGATCCAACCGGGGAACGGAATTGAGAAGTCCGAGTGTATAGGGATGGCTGGGGTTCGCATAAAGCGCAGCGGCGATCCCGGTTTCGACGATTTTTCCGGCGTACATGACATTTACGCGGTGCGCATAGCGCGCAACGATCCCAAGATTATGCGTGATGATAACCAGCGCAACACCCATCTCCCGACAGAGGTCCTTCATCAGAGACAGCACCTGCGCCTGAACCGTCACGTCCAAAGCCGTTGTCGGCTCGTCCGCCAGTATCAGTTTTGGATAACAAGACAGGGCCATCGCGATCATCACACGTTGGCGCATGCCTCCGCTCAGTTGATGCGGGTATTGGCTCAGACGTCCTTCAGGGTCTGATATGCCGACTTTCTCTAATAGTTCAACGCCGCGCGCATTCGCCTCTTTTTGTGACATATTCAGGTGCAGCTTCATCGCCTCGGTCAGCTGACGCCCAATCGAGATGACCGGATTCAACGAGGTCATTGGTTCCTGAAACACCATCGCAATTTCTTTGCCGCGCACGTCCCGGATCGATTTGTCGTCCAAGCCCAGCAGGTCAATGTCGTCAAAGGCAATCGACCCGGAAACGATCTTACCCGGCGGACTTGGAATCAACCCAAGGATCGCGCGGGCACCCACCGACTTACCACTTCCCGACTCGCCTACGATCGCAACGATTTCACCGGGTGCAACCGAATAGGAAATGCCGTTGACGGCCTGAACCACGCCTTCAGGCGTGCGAAATTCAACTACCAGATCCTTGATTACAAGCAAGTCTTTCAAGTTTAGGCCTCGCTATTGGAAACGCCGGGTATCGGTGAGCGCCGTCCGTAGTATTTTGGCAAATCACCGTTTTTTTGTCTTCAATACGGTTGACCGTAGCCACGTTTTCCTATCCTGTAAACTAATTATCGATATCGATATCTATAGATTCAGTTTGATACAACAATGGGCGAGTTCACGTGGACCTGACGAAAAATTCTTCGCTTGGACAAAGCTTAGTACCCTGGAAAACCAAGGGTGACGCTTTGTTTCACGAAATCCGCCGCGCGATCCTCTTGCGCGAAATTCAGGCAGGCGAGACGCTTTCTGAGCCACAAATCGGAAGCAAATTTAACTTTTCGCAGGGTACAGTGCGCGAGGCGTTGATGCGTTTGCAGGAAGAAGGCCTTGTGCAGAGGCGCGGCTATCATGGCACGACCGTGACACGCAGCTCGCTGATCGAAGGCGTGCAAATGGCAGAGATCCGCATCAAACTAGAGATGGAGGGCGTCCGCCATGCCACCGATGGGTTAACCGAAGATGATTTCGCAGAGCTTCAGGACTGCTTGTCGCGTATGGACGCCGCCGCCAAACAAGGCGATTCCTATGCGCTCAGCGAGCTTGATCGCAAATTCCATCTAACATTGTTTCGACACTCTAGCATGAACGCACTCGAACCGATCCTGACACGCTGCATGTTGCACATGCATTTGCGAACTTTTGGTCACTCAAAACCCGCGAAACGGGCTGTCACGCCAACTGAGGCACATCAGCCAATCCTTGACGCCCTACAAGGCCGGAACGCAGATGATGCCGCTGCAGCGTTGCGCGACCACATCAACCTAACGATCAGCCTCTGGTCGCCACCCCTAAAATCCGCAATGGATTCCCGGTGAGACACTCGCCCTGAGGCCGTCGAATGCAGCCGCAGGACAACATTTGGAAAGGTCAATTTGATGCAATTGCGTTCTTCGCACATTTATCCGTCACGCCGCTCGGCCGTCTTGGCAGACAACATCGTTTCGACCTCTCAACCGCTGGCAGCGCAGGCTGGTCTTTCAATGCTGGCGCACGGCGGCAATGCCGCAGATGCGGCAGTGGCCACTGCGATCACGCTCACTGTAGTGGAGCCGACGGGCAACGGCGTGGGATCAGACGCGTTCGCTATTCTTTGGGATGGCAAGCAGCTGCATGGGCTAAACGCATCGGGTCGTGCCCCGGCTGCCTGGTCGCTCGACAAATTTTCCGGACGCGATGAAATGCCCATGCATGGCTGGGATAGCGTGACAGTGCCCGGTGCGGTGTCCGCCTGGGTCGAATTATCACAGAAATTCGGCTCACTCCCATTTGAAACCCTGTTTGAGCCTGCCATCGGCTATGCCGAGCGCGGATTTCCTGTCTCGCCAAAAATCGCGCAGTTATGGGAACGCGGCGGTGAGAAACTGCACGACCAGCCGGGGTTTGCCGAAAACTTTCTGCCGGACGGGAAGGCCCCCCGCGCTGGAGAGCGGTATGCCAATCGTGCCCTTGCCCGCAGCCTGCGCCTGATTGCCGAAACAAAAGGCGCGGCCTTCTACCAGGGCGAACTTGCCGAAGCCATGATCGCCTTCTCGGAGGCCAATGCCGGCGTGATGACCCTTGATGACCTTGCCGCGCATCGCGCTGATTGGTGCGGCACGATCTCGAAAGGATTTGGAGACGCGGCGTTGCACGAAATCCCCCCGAATGGACAGGGTATCGCGGCGCTGATGGGGCTGGGCATTCTGGAACACACCGACATTCGCGATCTTGACGCTGATGACCCGCGCGCCATGCATCTTCAGATTGAAGCAATGAAGCTCGCTCTTGCCGACACTGAGAAATTTGTAGGCGACATTGCCCACATGGCACAGGTTTCCGCCGCAGACATGCTGGACGATGGCTATCTGGCCGAGCGGGCAAAGCTGATTGATCCGTTGCGGGCCCAGGATTTTGGCGCGGGTGCGCCCAAAAGCGGGGGCACTGTCTATCTGACAACCGCCGACGCGTCGGGCATGATGGTGTCTTTCATTCAGTCGAACTATGCCGGGTTTGGATCAGGCGTGGCAGTGCCCAAAACGGGTATCCACCTACAAAACCGCGGTTGGGGCTTCTCCCTTGATCCCAATAGCCCAAATGTTGTGGGCCCTGGGAAGCGGCCGTTTCACACGATCATCCCCGGTTTCCTGATGGGAAAAACGCAACCTATCATGAGTTTTGGCGTTATGGGTGGCCCGATGCAGGCGCAGGGGCACCTGCAAATGGTGCTGCGCACCCAGCTTTGGGGGCAGGATCCGCAAATGGCCGCTGATGCCCCACGCTGGCGGGTGACCGAAGGACTTGGTGTAGCCTGCGAGACGACGCTGCCTTCACGCACTCTTGAAACGCTCGCAGGGCTCGGACATTCGCTGGCAATGGAAGAGCCGGATACAGCATTTGGCTTTGGCGGTGCCCAGTTGATCCATCGTCTTGCGGGCGGCGGGTATGCAGGAGGCTCTGACCCGCGCAAAGACGGCGCAGCGGTCGGGTTTTGATCTGTTCAGATAATAGCGCAAGGTCGACATCATGATCCACCGACTTAAAGCCAGTCCCGAAACCTGTGCATGGGGATATTTCGACGCCACTGTTGCCCCTGCTCTGGAAATTCAAAGCGGTGAAACGATTGTCATAGAGACGGTATCGGGCGGGCCCGATCAAATTCCGCCAACGGATGCCGGGTTTCACATCCCACCTGAGCTTTTGGACATCCATGCGCGTTCGCATCGTCAGGTGCCGGGGCACATCCTGACCGGGCCGGTGGCCGTGGCCGGGGCGAAACCCGGGCATGTTCTGGAGGTTCAGATCCTCGATATCCAACTGCGCCAGGACTGGGGTTGGAACATGATACGGCCATTGGCAGGAACATTGCCCGATGACTTTCAAACCGGTCGCATAGTCACGATCCCGCTGGACCAGGACACAATGACGGCAGAGCTGCAATGGGGGCTCGCGCTGCCGCTGAAGCCGTTCTTCGGCGTGATGGGAGTGGCACCACCGACGAACTGGGGTCGGGTTTCGACAATCCAGCCGCGGGCGCACGGCGGAAATATAGACAACAAGGAGCTGGTGGCCGGCACAACACTTTACCTGCCGATTTTCACCGAAGGCGCGATGTTCTCGTGCGGAGACGGTCATGGCGTACAGGGCGATGGCGAGGTCTGCGTAACGGCGATTGAAACGGCTCTGGAAGGCACGTTCCGGCTCACCGTTCGCGACGATATGCCGATCTACTTTCCGCGCGCCAAGACCCCGACGCACCTAATTACCATGGGCATGCACGAGGATTTGGACCGCTGTGTTGAAATGGCGCTGAGGGACATGATTGTCTGGATCACCGATCGCACCGGGCTCAGCCGCGAAGACGCCTACATGCTGTGTTCGCTTGCAGGCGATTTGCGGGTGACGCAAACCGTGAATGGCAACAAAGGCATTCACATGATGATGCAGACTGCATTGCTGGACGGGAAAACCCAATGAAGGAAGGCAACATGGCCGTTAAGACAGCACTCATCGGTCTGGGGATCATGGGGCGGCGAATGCTCGAACACATGGTCCGGCACAATGGATATGAACCGATCGCACTTTGGGACCCGGATCCAGAGGCCTGCGCGCAAGCGGTGCGATTGGCCCCGGATGCGGCCATCGCGACCAGCGCGGAGGCCGCAATGGATGCCGCTGACCTGATCTATCTGTCCTGCCCACCGGCACCGCGCAAGGCCTATGCGTTAACTGCCGCCGCTGCAGGCAAGGCACTGTTTCTTGAAAAACCGCTGGGCGTGGATGTCGCCGAGAGCGAAGACCTCGTGGACCGGCTGGCATCTTTCGGTGTTCCCGTCGCTGTCAACTTTACCCAGGCGGCAGGGTCGGCCCTCACGGACGTGAGCAAAGCTGCGCGCAGTGGCGTGCTGGGCGATGTCCTCGGGGCCGATATCGTCGTAACCTATGGGGCTTGGCCGCGCGCTTGGCAGAAGGCGGCCGATTGGCTTAGGTTTCGCGACGAAGGCGGCATGACGCGGGAAGTAATCTCGCATTTCCTGTTTTTTTCGGAACGTATCCTTGGGCCACTGACGGTTGTCTGGGCACGCCCGTCCTTTCCGGACGATCCTGCGCTGTGCGAAACCCATATGCTGGCCCGTCTTGAAACCTCGGATGGTCGACCTGTAACAATCATGGCCAGTGTCGGCGGTGCACAACCGGACCGTCAGGAGTTGACAATCAAGGGAAGCAGAGCCAGCCGACGCATCACCGATTTCTATGTCGATGCCGTTTCGGATGGCGGCGCGTTCACCGAGATCCGGGAACGGCCGGAGGACCCCAGAGCAACCAGCCTGAAAGCACAGCTTGACGATCTGAGGCTATGTCTCGACGGCAAAACGAACCGACTGGCCACTGCCAAAGAGGCGCTGCGTGTGCAAAAGCTGGTCGAGGCAATGCTGGCCGGCAAACCCTGAATTGAACCGGACGCCCGGCACGCCTCTAGCTGGCGCAGGTCTTGTTCAATATAGTTTGCGCGCTGCCCTGCGACGGACGTTCGTATGCAAATCACTGTGATAAGGCCACTCTTGCACGAAACTGCTGCGCCAAGGTCAGGCGCGTCTCGGCGCGCGAAATGAATAAAAAGTGAGATGAGTGAAACTGCTCTTGGCCTGCCAGGTGTCTTTTCCGACCGCACTGCGTTGCCACGAAAATCGGCACTGACAGCTACTATCGCGGCGTTATCGCCAACACCCATGCCCGCTTTCTCGAAGCGCAGAGAAGCCCGCTGCCGCAAGTGGATTTCGAAAGCTACAGTGCCGAACCGCAAACCCCTCTTACAGTCACAATATCGCTTGTGACTCTCTACAATACGGGGTTGCCGACCCAAGGTATGTCGACGCTGGCCATTCTGGCGCTGTTCGATCGACTGAGCGTGACGCAAGGCGAAGGCTTTACGCATACCATAAATCGATGCACCGGTGGCATTGGCGTCCTGAAACCCGCTCCCCTTCAATCCTCATGCATATGAGGCTTAGGACCGTGAATTAGAAGAGTAATGGCAGCTTTGCACCCATTCATGCAACGTGCAGAAACCAACACCATGGGCCCACATCTGCCATTCCCGCTTCGCGGCGTCAGACCGAATCTACCCTTCTCGTATTGCCTAAGACGGCCCATTGCTGCCGTTGATCCGTCCGACGAGATGCTGCGACGCGGCCCGTCATTGCCGACTTTCGCTGCAAATGCGAAGTCTTATAGCCGGGCAATTCACACTCAGCGGACAGATCTGCCCTCCGCGCGCTAAGACCTTAGCTCGATTTCAAAATCTGGCGCAATCATTGATCGTTGCCAATTTTTTGGAACTGTTGTTCACTTCGATGTCTACCGGTCTGGAGCGCTATCGCGATGAATACCGAAATCCGACTTAGCCATATCTCCAACCTTGCTCAAACCGCGCGCACTACGTGGCTGGGCCTTCTTGGTTTGCTGATTTTCGTCGGCATTACCATCATGGCTCACAAAGACAGTGACTTTTTCGCACATGGCGCTTCGACAACTCTGCCCATAATTGGTGTGGAAGTGCCGACAGATGCGTTCTTTCTCGCAGCTCCTCTCCTGGTGACGGCATTTTATTGCTACATGAATATTTTCCTTTTCGGACTGTGGGATGCACTCGGAAAGATTGATCAGATACCACCCGATCCCGAAACAGACGAGATGACCCCACTTGCTGAATTGATCGTCCCAACAATTTTTACAATTGCTGCGCTTTGGTATCGCAATCATGTCAGGCACGATGGATCAATGCCTGCCCGCATCCTTGGGATTTGGACCGTGATCATCGCAGTACTTTTAGGTTGGGCTTTCTGCTGGGTTGTTCTTGCATTTGTCTGGTGGCGCTCCATGCCTGCCCATGAACCGCTTATAACGATTGTTGCAGCGGTTTGCCTCTGGGTCACGCTGGACGTCGGACTGTATGCGATCAGTGCCGCACGCGCCCAATTGGGAAAAAAGGCACCTTCGCCAACGGCAATGCGGCCAATTCGGATCGTAAGCAGCATTGCGGTATGCGCTGCCCTAATCTTAACGTCCTATGGGCGTACCAAAGGCTTTGACACGTTGCTGGCAGCCTACCCTATTGCCTCCGAGCGTCTGACAAAGCTCATTCCTCTTTCGCGCGCCAATCTTCGTGAAGCACACCTGAGTGTAAGGCCCAGAGATTGGCTTGTTTGGGAGGATTGGCGAAAAGAGATCACGTCCGAATTTGCGCGCAGAGAAGGCATTGACGTACCCTATGCCGCCTGGACGGCTGAACAGAAAATCAACTTTGACAAAGAAGCCCGCCGTCTGTGGCAGTCGCTTACGCATTCTCTTGACCATCAGAACCTTGAGAATAGGGACCTGCGCGGTGCCGATCTGTCTTTTGCCTTTATGGCCGGCATTGATCTTGAAAAAGCGGACTTGACGGGGGCGAACCTAAAAGGTGCTGATGCGTCTGGCGCGGTTTTCAAGTCCGCACATATGCAAAATGTGAACCTAAGTGGTGCCTCATTGCAAGGTGCAAACCTATCGCGTGCATTCCTGAAAGGCGTTCGATTTGTTGGTGCACAAATGCAATGGGCCGATCTTACGTACGATGTGGAAGAAGAGGATGAAAACGATGCAGCTCTGTCAGACGATGGGGTACCCGTACGTCAATTTCTGCAGCTACCTGAAGCTGATTTTTCTTCAACTGAACTTGAAGGCGTTAAATTCGGAGGAGCCAATCTGCGGGATGCGAACTTTACCGGAGCGGGGTTAGAGGGAACGTCTCTTGCCGGTTCTGACTTGCAGGGCGCTGACTTTTCCTTTGCACAGTTATTAGAAACAGATCTCAGCTATTCGGAACTGCAAAACGCCCATTTTTGGAAGTCGCGATTGATCGGGGTCGATCTTTCAAGCGCAATTATGACTTCTACTCGCCTAGATGTGCACACCATCGAAATGAATTTTCTTGTGTCGACAGACCTCAGTAATTTGAGTTCAACCAACATGAACCAAGAGGATTTTGACAAGACCTTTGGGGACGCCACAACGGTTCTTCCACCGGGAATAGAGACCCCGTGTCATTGGCCTGATTACGCGATAAGCGGACGATATCATTATCGTTGGCACGCCGACTGGATGGCAGGAAAAATCCCACCGGTCGCACGGAGACCTGATGGAACTTGTCCCAACAAACTGTAATATCTGGCAGAATTATTGAAAACGTCAGCGCCGGCCGAAATGTTAGTGGCTGAATTGCTGGATAGCGACTTGAATGTTTTGATAACAGCTTGGCGTCCTAGGCGGTATCAATACTTCATTTGGCCTGAACATACCTTTGCGGCAGATGAAGTCTTTTTAAACATCAACAGAACTGATCTCGGATGCGAGACGGCCTCGCCCGCCAGACCAAATCCCAACCTCGATTCACAAGGCCTGCGTAATCATTTCCAAAATTGATGCCGAGGAGCCGACAAGAAGTGGTGCCAAGATAGTAAGAATCCTAGTGACTTGATATCTCGTACTGCGCCTTTCGATCCTTCCACGCAGATCTTCTTTTATGACTGGCTCGTCTTCCAGTGCTCTGCGGAGCATAAAATTGCTGGGTCCAAAAATGAACAAAAGGGTCAGGGTGAACACGATCCCCCAGAACAGCGCCATCCCTTGTGCAAAACCGCGGATCAATTCCCGTGCTGTGCCGTCTGCCACAACCGCCAGAGGCAGGTGATAGAATAGCATCAGCGTAATTGTGCTCGTTACCAAAACGAAGGCTGTCGTCTGAAAAGTCAGATCGACCAACCCCAGATGTGCTTCCAAATTCTTGATGCTCTGGCCCGTGCTTACAACTGCAGATGCCGAAGCCGCTGCCAATAGTCCAAAGAGATACGGCAAAACAGCGAACCAGGCCAAAATGCTCAAACCTGGATCACTGCACCCTTCTGGCAAGACGTGAGGGGCCACACCCGCCTTAACCAAAACCGCGCAGGTTGATCGGTAAGTCAGATTCAACGCGCCCAAGAAATCCTCGTGGCGGGCCAAAGCATTGACCAAGACAAGCATGAGCACTGATACGCCCAACACAAGAAGGCTTTGGCTTCTGGCCTTAGGAGACAGCTCCCAAATCTTTGATATCATAAGACAAATTACAGCGAAACAACTCGATATATGAAACAACCCCACAGCAGAGTAGATGATTAACCCGTTATAAAACCGTAAGTCCAGATTGCCCGGAAAAAAGCTATCAGTTTCTAACATGCGGGTCAGCAAATCAGTCGTCCCGTCACTGAGCAATTCGAGCACAGTAAAGCCCAGTGCAAATGGCAAAATTGGCAAAAAAATCCACGTCAAATGGGCACGATCATACATGATCTAAATCTTAGGCTGCAATTGCACGGCCCATCAAGACAAACCTACTGTCCAAGATAGCTTGGTCGGCCAGATCATCATCTTCGAAATCGGCCTGCTTCCAACTGCCAAAACGTTTTGTAGTCCAGGTTGATGAACGACAGATGTCATGTGCCACACAAGAGAACAACTGACGCGGTTCTAGTGCAAAATCTCTGACTGAGCTACTCCCCATTTATTGGACAGGTTCTGGCGTAAGTTAAGCTACTCTTTGCACCTGCTGATCCGTTGCCCGGCAGCTGATGTTTACATCACCGTAAGGGGGGTTGGTTGTTTCATTTCTCTGCCAATAGACCACGGCTGGTGGCTTGCCGCCAAGGGCGGAATGTAGATGCTTGTGGTTGTAGAAGTCGATCCACTTTCTGACGCCTGCCTTCGCCTCTGATCCTGTTTCCCAGGCATGCAGGTACACGCATTCGTATTTCAATGATCGACACAGGCGTTCGACAAAGATGTTGTC
Protein-coding sequences here:
- a CDS encoding pentapeptide repeat-containing protein; translation: MNTEIRLSHISNLAQTARTTWLGLLGLLIFVGITIMAHKDSDFFAHGASTTLPIIGVEVPTDAFFLAAPLLVTAFYCYMNIFLFGLWDALGKIDQIPPDPETDEMTPLAELIVPTIFTIAALWYRNHVRHDGSMPARILGIWTVIIAVLLGWAFCWVVLAFVWWRSMPAHEPLITIVAAVCLWVTLDVGLYAISAARAQLGKKAPSPTAMRPIRIVSSIAVCAALILTSYGRTKGFDTLLAAYPIASERLTKLIPLSRANLREAHLSVRPRDWLVWEDWRKEITSEFARREGIDVPYAAWTAEQKINFDKEARRLWQSLTHSLDHQNLENRDLRGADLSFAFMAGIDLEKADLTGANLKGADASGAVFKSAHMQNVNLSGASLQGANLSRAFLKGVRFVGAQMQWADLTYDVEEEDENDAALSDDGVPVRQFLQLPEADFSSTELEGVKFGGANLRDANFTGAGLEGTSLAGSDLQGADFSFAQLLETDLSYSELQNAHFWKSRLIGVDLSSAIMTSTRLDVHTIEMNFLVSTDLSNLSSTNMNQEDFDKTFGDATTVLPPGIETPCHWPDYAISGRYHYRWHADWMAGKIPPVARRPDGTCPNKL